TGGACTGGGCATTGATTGCCTCCGGCTATGTGCTGTGGCTAATTACTCTGGCTATCTGGTTCGTGACACGCCAGTCATCGCCAAGTAAACCGGCAGCGCCTGAGCAGACAAGCAAAACGCCCGATGAAGCAGAGGCACTCAAGCAGCTCAAGCGAGCAACAAACGCTTCAGACACGGCAGCCTGTTATCAGGCGCTTAAAGCCCTGGCTCGGGCACAAGGCTATGCGCATCTCACTGCCTGGCGTCATCAGCTCAGCCCGGAGTTGCAAAACGAAATTGCAAAGTTGCAAGGCGCACTCTATAGTGCCAACCAGGAGAGCGTCGATCTGAGCTTACTGTACCGCCTTCTGGCGACGCAGCATAAGCAGGTTAAAAACGCGAAAAAACAAACTCTTGAACCGTTATATTAATTTTTCTTCGGTTTAATGAAATAACTTTGCTAAAGACAAGGTCTTATTAGCATGACCACAAAACAAAAACGTTACGAAAGTCTGGTCCAGGTTTACAACAAGGAGCTTTATCGCTTTGCTTACTGGTTGTGCCAGGACCCGACCATTGCCGAAGATTTGGTTCAGGAAACCTTTTTACGCGCCTGGCGATCACTGGACGCCTTGCAGGATGACAGCGCAGCCAAATCCTGGTTATTAACCATATTGCGGCGTGAAAATGCGCGTCGTTTTGAGCGCAAACAATTTGATTATGCCGATGTTGAGCAAGATACCCTGGTTGATGCAACCAGTGCTTCTCCCGACTCACAGACAGAGCAAATGATGATCCAAAGACAGATCAGCTTACTGTCAGAGGAATATCGGGAGCCGCTGTTGTTGCAGGTGGTGATGGGCTGCTCCGGCGAAGAA
The Pseudoalteromonas viridis DNA segment above includes these coding regions:
- a CDS encoding sigma-70 family RNA polymerase sigma factor — encoded protein: MTTKQKRYESLVQVYNKELYRFAYWLCQDPTIAEDLVQETFLRAWRSLDALQDDSAAKSWLLTILRRENARRFERKQFDYADVEQDTLVDATSASPDSQTEQMMIQRQISLLSEEYREPLLLQVVMGCSGEEIAQILELNKNTVMTRLYRARNQLKEALTQVTETAKGASN